CGTTTATACGGCGACGAAAAGCTCCTGATAGCGATCGTACGGCGTGAGGATGTCCGACGGTGCGCAGTGGGCGACGTCCGGCGTCATCCCCCTTCGCGAGCATGCGTTGTGCGGTGTCTGTCATCGTTACTGCTCTGCGTAGTTCCAGAGCAGGCCACCGTCGACGAACAGCGTCGTGCCCGTCACATAGCTGGCTTCGGGCGAAGCGAGGAACAGCACGGCGTTCGCCACTTCGCTGGGATTCGCGAGACGGCCGAGCGGAATGTTCGCGACGAGCGCTTCGAGCTGAGCCTTGTTCGCGAGCAATTGCTGATTGATGGGGGTGCCGACGGCACCGGGCGCGACGTTGTTCACCGTGATGCCGAGCGGTGCGAGTTCGATAGCGAGATTGCGCATCATCATCTTCATGCCGCCCTTGCTTGCGCAATAGCTCGTGAAGTGAGGAAACGGCAACTCCTCGTGCACCGAGCTGACGTTCACGATGCGCCCGCCGCGCTGCGTATCGCGCAGGTGCTTCACAAAGGCTTGCGTCAGAAAGAACGCCCCTTTGAGATTGACGTTCATGACGAGGTCGTAATCGGCTTGCGTCACGTCGAGGAAAGGGGCACGGCGTTCGACACCGGCGTTGTTGACCAGCACATCGAGGCGTCCCATTTTGGCGACGGCCTGTTCGATGACGGCGCGGTCGTCCTCCACGCGCCCGACGTCCCCTGCGATCACGCAGCCGTCGCTACCGGCGGCGCGAACCGAGTCGAGCGTCTGCTCGGCCATCGCGTTGTCCTGCCGGTCTTCCACCACGATGCGCGCCCCTTCCTGGGCGAGCCGGATCGCGATGGCGCGTCCGATCCCCTGAGCACTTCCGGTGACGAGTACCACCCTGTCCTTCATTCGCATGTCGCCTCCCTGACGAGCAAGAAGTGGGATCTGTGCGCCCTGCCCGCCGTCCTCGCGGCGGAAGCCGAAACTGCACGCCAGATACCAGTGCGACCGCGGGCCGGAAAGCGAAGTTCACACAAACTTCGCCCGACTCACCCAGCAAAACCAACGACTTACGCGCTATTGCGAACGATTTCCCTGTGGAGTTGACCCTGTAAAACCGGACACACCATCACACTAAGGTTGCTGAATCCATCGAGCGCCGGAACTCGCGAGGCGAGCGGTATTTCAGCGCGCTATGGGGGTGCTTCTCGTTGTAATGCTCAAATGCAATGGCCAGATTGTGAGCAGCGGTTGCAGCATCCGGCTTCGGCATGAAGGCGACGTAGTCGCGCTTCATCGTTTTCACGAAGCTCTCGGCCATGCCGTTACTTTGCGGACTGCACACGGGCGTGGTCAATGGCTTTAGTCCGATGTTCATCGCAAACCGGCGCGTATCGTCAGCCGTATAGCCCGAACCATTGTCGCTCAGCCACTCGATTTCGGACGGCGTATGCACCTCGTTGCCGAACCGATTTTCCACTGCGGCCAGCATCACGTCGCGCACAATGTCGCCGCTGTGGCCTGCTGTCGTCGCCGCCCAGCTCATCGCTTCTCGGTCGCAGCAATCCAGCGCAAACGTCACACGCAGCGGCTCGCCGTTGTCGCAGCGGAACTCGAAGCCGTCCGAGCACCATCGCTGATTGCTGCGCGCGACGGCCACTTTGCCATCATGTCGACGGTGGGCTCGCGGCGCAATCGGTCGGCGCTGCGTCAGCAGCCCATGCGTTCGCATGATGCGATAAATGCGCTTGGCATTGAACGGCGCCAGTCCAACTGCAACGCGCTCGTTGCGCAACGTGCCCCAAACCCGCCGGTAGCCATAGCTGGGCAAATCGCCGACGACACGGCGGATTTCCTCGACTACAGTTTCGTCGTCGGTCGGCCTTGATTGCCGGCCATCGCGCCACGTCGCCGGACGCGACAGTCGTGCCGATACGTTCGAGCGCGACACGCCGAGAACTTCACAGACCAGTTTCACTGGCCGTCCTCCGGCAGCAAGGGCGAGTGCGCTATCCATTTTTTTGCTCGGCTGTATTCAACTGCTTCCCGGAGAATCTCGTTCTCCATTGTTTTTTTGCCGAGCATCCGTTGCAGCTCGCGAATCTGCTTGAGCGCATCAGCCAACTCCGATGCCGGAACCACTTCTTCGCCAGCCTTGACCGCTGACAGGCTACCGTCCTGGTACAGCTTGCGCCAGTGGAATAGCTGGTTCGGGTTCACGCCGTAATGGCGCGCGACCATTGAAACCGATTTTCCCGGTTCGAAACTCTCGCGAACCATCGACAGTTTCTGCTCCGCCGTCCAGCGACGCCGGCGCTCTGGGCCCGTCAACACTTCCATCACTTCCTGCTTGGTGTTAGTCAAAAACACAGTCTTATGCCTACCCGTTATTGTAAGTGGGTCGCTGTGTCCGGTGTTTCATGGGGCCGCTCCACCCTGCCCCGCACCGGCCAGCGCCACTGCATACCTTCGTCCTAGGGAATCCCCTCAAACGACAGTCCTTGACCTCACTATATTGGCTTTCTAATATTCCCCATAACACAACTGGTCAGACCGGTATGACTTGTAGATTTACACTGACGAAATCTGGTGTTGGCGGCCGATGATGACGCCGCGCATGACCTGAAGTGAGACATACAGCGGTAGAGAATCAGCCCCCGAGAGCAGTCCGTTCAAGCCCGTTGAAATCGAGATTGCGAAATCCTAGAGAGTGATTTGCGCAGGCAGAGGAGACAAACCATGCCCAAGCTGTTTCGTTCGTTGTTTGGCCGAGTCGTTATTGCGTTGATAGTGGGTGTGGCGTTAGGCATCTGGTTTCCGCAGTTGGGAGAGTCGTTGCGTCCGTTGGGCGATGGCTTTCTGAAGCTCATCAAGATGGTGATTGGCCCGATCGTCTTCTGTGTTGTCGTCAGCGGCATGGCGAGCGCGGGCGACTTGCGTAAAGTGGGCCGGGTGGGCGTCAAGGCCATCTTGTACTTCGAGATCATTACCACCTTCGCGCTGGTCATTGGTGCGGTGCTGGCGTGGGTGACGCGTCCGGGCGCGGGCATGAACATCGACATCCGCAGTCTGGACGCCGGTTCGATGGCGGCCTACACCGAGCATGCCAAGAGCCTGAAAGACACGGCGGGCTTCTTGCTCAAGATCATCCCCGACACCATTACCGATGCCTTTGCCAAGGGCGACATCCTGCAGATCCTCGTCTTCTCCGTCATGTTCGGCTGTGCGTTGGCGGCCTTGGGCGAGCGGGGTCGTCCGGTGGCGCGATTCATCGAAGATCTGAGCCATGTCTTCTTCCGCGTGATGGCGTTCATCATCCGGCTCGCGCCGCTGGGCGTGCTGGGCGCGGTGGCGTTCACCACGGGGAAGTACGGTGCGTCGTCGCTCAAGCAACTGGGTTTGCTCGTGCTGGTGTTCTACGCGAGCTGCTTCGTATTCGTGACGGTTGTACTGGGTGGGGTGTTGCGACTGGCGGGCTTCAACATCTTCAAGTTCATCAAGTACTTCCGTGAAGAGTTGTCGATCGTGTTGGGCACGGCGTCGTCCGATGCCGTATTGCCCGCGATCATGCGCAAGCTCGAATGGATGGGCATCAAGAAATCGACGGTGGGCCTGGTCGTACCGACGGGATACTCGTTCAACCTCGACGGCTTCTCCATCTACCTGACGCTGGCGGTCATCTTCATTGCGCAGGCAACGAATACACCGTTGTCGATGCACGACCTGATTCTGGTGGTGTTGGTATCGCTGCTGACGTCCAAGGGAGCGCATGGAATTCCGGGTTCGGCGATTGTGATTTTGGCGGCGACGCTGGCGGCCATTCCGGCCATCCCGGTGATTGGCCTTGTGCTGATCCTGCCGGTCGACTGGTTCGTGGGCATTGCCCGAGCCATTACCAACTTGTTGGGCAACTGCGTGGCGACGCTCGTCGTGGCCGCGTGGGAAAAAGATGTCGACTTCGCGAGAGCGCACAAAGTGCTAGATGGCGTGTTGCCGTACGAGCCGATTGCGGCGTCTGAAGACGGCATCGAAGGTGCACCGGCAAACGCTGCACTGACACGCTGAAGCACTGAGTCAGGCATGCGAGGAGCGCGGCGAATGCTGCGCCCCTCAGAACAACCAAGCAATTTCTGCCGACGCCGAACACGATGACGTCGGCATCATCATCTGGAGTCAATAGCAACATGGCCCTCGTCCCGCAAGACCCGAACGCACCGGACTTCGTGCGCCGTTATGTGAATCTGGCCGACCCGCGTCTGGGTGCCGAAGCGCTTGTCGCGACCGACGAATTCTTCGCGGCCAAAGAGCGCATGCTCAACCCGGAGCCCGCCGTCTTCATCCCGGGCAAGTACGACGAGAACGGCAAGTGGATGGATGGTTGGGAGACGCGTCGCAAGCGAGTGAACGGCTATGACTGGTGCATCGTCAAGCTGGCGCGCCCGGGCGTGTTGTTCGGCGTCGATCTGGACACGAGCCACTTCACGGGCAACTTCCCCCCGGCCGCGTCGCTTGAGGGTTGCTACAGCCCGGACGGCGCACCGACCGAGTCGGCCGAATGGTTCGAACTGCTGCCGTCGACCACGTTGCAGGGTAACGCGCACCACTACCATGCCATCACACAGCAGCGCGCGGCGACCCACGTACGCGTGAACCTGTACCCGGATGGCGGTCTGGCGCGTTTGCGCTTGTATGGGTTGCCGCAGAGCGACTGGGCGGGCCGTTCGCGAGATGAGCTGATCGACCTGATCGCGATGGAAAACGGCGGTTACGTGGTGGCGGCAAACAACCAGCACTTCGGTTTGGCATCGAACTTGTTGATGCCGGGCCGTGGCGTGAACATGGGCGATGGGTGGGAGACGCGTCGTCGCCGTGAGCCGGGCAATGACTGGGCGATTATTGCGTTGGCGCAGCCGGGCGAGATTGGCAAGATCGAAGTGGACACGGCGCACTTCAAGGGCAACTTCCCGGACCGCTGTTCTATCCAGGCGGCGTACGTGACGGGCGGGACCGAACAGTCACTGATTACGCAATCGATGTTCTGGCCCGTGTTGTTGCCGGAGCAGAAGTTGGCGATGGACAAGCAGTTCTACTTCGAAGAGCAGGTGCAGAAGTTGGGGGCGATCACGCACATCCGTTTCAACATCATTCCGGACGGCGGCGTCTCGCGCCTGCGTCTATGGGGACGGTTGAGCGACAAGAAGGCGTGACGAGGTGACCGCGCAGGACGGCAGCACAGCATCACAGCAAAACGAACAGAGTGAACAAGGAGCGTGAGATGGCGGGACCGGCATTGAAGATCGAGCGATTGACGCGGGAGGGGTTCGCGGCGTTCGGCGATGTGATCGAGTTGGAGGGTGCGAAGCATTTCGCGATCAATGGCGGGACGACTGAGCGTTTCCATGATTTAGCGACGGTGGATCTGGGCCCGGAGGGCGGACGCACGTTGGTCAACGTCTTCCGAGGCCAGCCGAGACAGTTGCCGTATGAGGTGAAGATGTTGGAGCGTCACCCGTTGGGCAGTCAGGCGTTCATCCCGTTGAAGACGACGCCGTATTTAGTGGTCGTCGCTCCGGCGGGCGAGTTGGACGTGAGCAAGATGCGTGCGTTCGTCTCGGATGGATGGCAGGGGGTGAACTATGCCAGGGGCGTGTGGCATCACCCGTTGTTGGCGTTGGATGAGGTGAGTGACTTTGTGGTGGTGGACCGGGGTGGTGATGGTCACAACTGTGACGAGCAGGATTTGCCGGGTGTGTATTTGCTGACGCAGGCTGAGTTGGATGCGGTGCAGGGAGCGCAGAAGGCTGCGTGAGAAATGAAGTCGCGGGACAAAAAGACGCCGGGCGATGCTCGGCGTTTTTTATTGGGTGGGAAAAAGCGAAGTGAGGCGTGGAGGAAGGGAGTTAGGCGTGGGGAGGGACAGGAGACGTGTGGGCGACGGCACGGCCGTCCCGCAGCAGTTGCGGAGCACGTGCGGGGCGGTTGTGGCGTCGCGATGGTGCTGGAGTAGAGCGGTGTCGACGGGACCAAGTGTGTTGGTCAAGGAAGCGAGAAGCGGTCGGTGTCGGTTGAGGCACCGAGTGCTTCGAGGGAGACGGACCGGGGCCCCTTTCTGCAGCGAGTTGGGTTTATGTCTGAGCGGCGGAAAGGGGCCCCGGTCCGTTAGGGAGAAGGTGTTAAAGGAAGGATCAAAAGAATCAGGCAGCAGGCACAACAGCCGTCACTTCGATCTCGACCTTAGCTTCGTCCTCAACAAGATCGGCAACTTCCACAGCGGTCATCGCGGGGAAATGTCGCCCGATGACGGCGCGATAGTGTTCGCCGATGGCGGGATAGTTGGCGACGTATTCGCGTTTGTTCTTGACGTACCAGGTCATGCGAACGATGTGTTCGGGCTTAGCGTTACCTTGCGCGAGGATCGCGACGATGTTCTCGAGCGTTTGACGCACCTGAAGTGCGAAATCATCCGTCTCGAAGCGTTGCTGCCCATTCCAGCCGATCTGACCGCCGACGAAGACGATGCGGCTGCCTGCCGTCATTTCGAAGGCCATGCCGTTGGCGTAGCCGCGCGGTTTTGCCCATTCGGGCGGTTGGAGAACTTGCAGCATCAGGACACTCCTTCAATCACAGAATCGGGTGAAGCAAAGCGGACAATCGCGTCGCGTTGGGCTGGGGGTACGGGGATCGGGGCGGGTTTGCCGCCCTCGCCTTTTGCGACCCAGACCAGCACGAGCGTGGCTTGCAGGCGGGTTTCGTCGTTAGCGCCGGCGAAGCGGATACGCAGCGTCATGGACGAGCGACCGAGACGGGTCACTTCCAGCGAGCGTTGCAGTGTGTCGCCTAAAAAACTGGGCGCGCTGAAACGGCATTCGATGTTTGCTGTGGGCACGCCCATGCCATTGCGCAGGTGCATGTCGCCGAAGGAGAGGCCGAGGCCTTCGGCGCACCAGTCTTCGACGAGATCGTTGATCATTTCGAAGTAGCGCGGATAAAACACGATGCCTGCCGGGTCGCAGTGTTTGAAGCGCACCAGAAGCGGTTTCACGAAAGCGTGTTCCGCGACGTCGGTCTTCGTTGTCATTCCGTCCTCCCTGCCAAAGTCAGTGGGTGCCCACTGGAGCACCCTGAGCTTTCTCGTTATCGTTTTGCTGTCATGCTGAATTACTGTGTCATCTGACGCAGCTTGAAGCGTTGCAGCTTACCGGTCTCCGTGCGTGGCAGCGCGTCGACGAACTCAATCGCGCGCGGGTACTTATACGGCGCGATGTTAGCCTTCACATACTCCTGAAGCGTCTTCACCATCGCGTTGTCGCGGGCCTGCCCCGACTTGAGGACCACGTAGGCCTTCACAATCTGACCGCGCATTTCGTCTTCGGCACCGACCACCCCGCACTCCGCGACCGCCGGGTGTTGCAGCAGCGCCGATTCCACTTCCGGACCCGCGATGTTGTAGCCCGCCGAGACGATCATGTCGTCCGAGCGCGCCTGATAGTAGTAATTGCCCGCTTCGTCGCACATGAACGTGTCGCCCGGCAGATTCCAGCCGTTCTTCACGTAATTCGTCTGACGCGAGTCGGCGAGATAACGACACCCCGTCGGCCCCTTCACTGCGAGCTTGCCCACCTGTCCCGGGGGCAGCGGTTGCATGTTCTCGTCCACGATCATCGCGATATAACCGGGCACCGGCTTGCCGATCGCGCCCGGCACCACGTCGCCATTGGCCGCCGAGATAAAGATGTGAATCATCTCCGTGCCGCCGATGCCGTCGATCATCTCGATGCCCGACGCCTGCTTCCAGAGCTGACGCGTCGCATCCGGCAACGCCTCACCCGCCGACACCGTCTTCTTCAGACTCGAAAGTTCGTACTTACCTACCAGCCCCGCCATCTGACGATAAAACGTCGGGGCCGTAAAACAGATCGTCGCGCGGTAGTCGGCAATCGCTTGCAGCAGGCTGTCCGGCGTGAGCTTCTCCAGCAACACCGTTGCTGCACCCACGCGCAACGGGAACGTCAACAAGCCGCCCGTACCGAAAGTGAACGCTAACGGAGGAGTGCCGCAGAAGATATCGTCCGGCCCCGGCTTGAGCACGTGACGCGGAAACAGATCGCACATCGCGAGCACGTCGCGATGAAAATGCATCGTGCCCTTCGGCTGCCCCGTCGTGCCGCTCGTGAAGGCGATCAGACAGACGTCGTCCACAGCCGTGTCGCAGGCGTCGAAGCTCGCTGGCTGACGGGCCATACGGGCCTCCAGTGAGTCCTCACCAACGTCGTGGAAATACACCACCTTCGACAGCACCGGACAATAGTACTCATGCCCTGCCTGACGATTGAATTCCAGCTCTTCCTTCAGCCTGCCATCGCACAACGCCGCCGTCACCTCAGCCTTGTCGACGATCTGCTTGAGTTCCTTCGCGCGCAGCAGCGGCATCGTCGGCACACCGACCAGCCCGGCCTTGATCACCGCAAGCCATGCGGCCGCCATGAATAGATTGTTCGGGCCGCGCAGCAACACGCGATTGCCCGGCACCAGCGCCATATCGTTGCGCAACACATGAGCGATGCGGTCCACCATCTCGCGCAAGCTGAGATACGTCGTAACCGTCGGCTGACCGTTCTCCACCGAGTAAATCGCGGGCGCGTCGCCGCGGCCCTGCGCAATCGTGCGGTCCAGCAATTCGGCAGCGCAGTTCAAGCGCGCCGGATACGCCACGTCCGGATTGTCCAGCAGAAACTCGGGCCACTGATCCACGGGCGGCAGATTGTCGCGCGCGAAAGTGTCGAGATGTCCAGATCGTTCCATGTGCTTCTCCTTGCCCCCGGTAATCAAGCATGACGCCGACGCTTCGCGCCCGACGTAGTCCTAGTGCTTCCAAGTGTTATTGCAAGACGCCATGCCATCCCTGTCTCCGTGGGTTGCCACTGCGCACATCCCAAGTCCTGCCGTGTTGCCGCCATAGACTTGTCAAAGCATGTCCCGCGCGTCGACTGCCGAATGCGGACGATCAACCGTCCTTGAGCAGTTCGCGTGCGATGATCAGTTTCTGTACTTCCGTCGCCCCTTCGTAAATCCGCAACGACCGGATCTCGCGATACAGACGCTCCACCACCGCGCCCGACACCACGCCCGCACCGCCGAACATCTGCAACGCGCGATCGATCACCCGCTGTGCCGATTCCGTCGAGAACATCTTCGCCATCGCGGCCTCGCGCGTCGTGCGCTGCCCCAGAACGTCGCGCTGCCACGCGGCGCGGTACGTCAGCAAAGCCGCAGCATCCACCGACGTCGCCATGTCGCCCAGCGCCGCTTGCGTCAACTGGAAGTCCGCGAGCGTCTGACCGAACATCTCGCGCGACATCGCGCGCGCCAGCCCTTCATCCAGCGCGCGACGTGCAAAGCCCAGCGCGGCGGCGGCCACCGATGCGCGGAAAATATCCAGCGTCATCATCGCGACCTTGAAGCCCTGCCCTGCGTCGCCCAGACGCTGCGACGCCGACACGCGGCAGTTCTCGAACTTCAGACGCGCCAGCGGATGCGGTGCGCTCACATCGATACGCTCGGCAATCGTCAGGCCCGGCGTATCGGCGTCCACCACGAAAGCGCTGATGCCGCGTGCGCCCGGCGCTTCTCCCGTGCGAACGAACACGCAGTAAAAGTCTGCGATGCCGCCGTTGGAGATCCACGTCTTCTCGCCGTTGAGCACATAGTGATCGCCGTCCGGGGTGGCCGAACACGCCATCGCAGCGACGTCCGAACCGGCGTTCGGCTCCGAGAGCGCGAAGGCCGCAATCGCCTCGCCCGACGCCACGCGCGGCAAATAACGCTGCTTGAGCGCGTCGCTACCCGCGAGCGTGATCGCGCCGCTGCCGAGCCCCTGCATCGCAAAGGCGAAATCGGCGAGACCGTCGTGACGCGCCAGCGTCTCGCGCAGCACACACAGCGCGCGCGAATCCAACTGATCCAGCGCGCCGCCGTGGCTCGCGGGCACGCAATACTTCAACCATCCCGCGCGGCCCAACTGACGCACCAACGCGACACACGTGGCATCCGTATCCGCGTGATGGTCGACCTTCAGTTCGCGCGTGCACCAGTCGTCGAGTTCCGTCCCGAGACGGCGATGCGCGTCGTCGAAAAACGGCCAGGCCAGAAAGTCGGCATTACGCGCGTTGTGAGGCGTGATATCGCTCATAGGTCAGTCGCCCTTGAACACCGGCTTTTGCTTCGCGACGAAGGCGTCGTAAGCGCGGCGAAAATCCTTCGTCTGCATGCAGATGGCCTGGGCTTCGGCTTCGGCCTCGATGGCTTCGTCCACGCCCATGTTCCATTCCTGATGCAGCAACTTCTTCGTCACACCGTGCGCGAACGTCGGTCCGCAGGCGATCTGATCGGCCAGCGTCTGTGCCGCCGAGAGGACCGCGCCGCCATCGTGCAACGCGTTGAAGAAGCCCCACTGCTGCCCTTCTTCGGCCGTCATCACGCGGCCGGTGTAAAGCAGTTCGGACGCCCGCCCCTGCCCGATCATGCGCGGCAGCAGCGTGCAGGCGCCCATGTCGGCACCGGCCAGCCCAACACGCACGAACAGAAATGCCGTCTTCGTCTGCGGCGTGCCCAGACGCATGTCCGAAGCCAGCGCCACCATCGCGCCTGCACCGGCGCAAATGCCGTCAATCGCGCTGATGATCGGCTGCGGACAGGCACGCATCGCCTTGACGAGATCGCCCGTCATGCGCGTGAAATCGAGCAGCTCCGGCATGCTCATCTGCGTGAGCGGCCCGATGATCTCGTGGACGTCGCCGCCCGAGCAGAAATTGCCGCCTGCGCCCGTCACGACCACCGTCTTGATATCGGTTGCATAGACCAGCCCGCGAAACAGATCGCGCAGCTCGGCGTACGAGTCGAACGTCAGCGGATTCTTTTTGTCGGGACGGTTCAGCGTGATCGTGCCGATGCTCGGACGCCCTTGCGCGTCGTTCGACACCGACCACAGAAAGTGCCTGGCTTCATAGTTCGCGAACGGGCGCTTGTGATGCGCCATCGTCAGTTTCACGTCACTCATTGGCCGATCTCCTTTGCCATCGTCGAGCCGCGCCGGGGCGGCGTTCCCCGCCCATGAAGCCCGACGATCCTGCTAGTTGGAATGACGCTGCGCGGCAACCTGCCGACGCAACGCCCTGAGTCTCTTCCCCACACCCACAACACCTAGCCGACAGTCACTTCCCCGCCAGCCACCGCAATCGACTGCCCCGTCACCGCGCCCGCACCCGGCTGACACAGCCACAGCACCGTATCGGCGACCTCCTGCGGCTGCACGAGGCGTCCCTGCGGATTGCGCTTCGACAGCTCGGCGCGCGCTTCGTCCTCGCTGCGCCCCGTCTTGGCGACGATGTTCGCGACCGCGTCGCGCACGATGTCCGTTTCCGTATAGCCCGGGCAGACGGCGTTCACCGTCACGCCCTTCTTCGCGACTTCCAGCGCCAGCGCGCGCGTCAGACCGACCACGCCGTGCTTGGCCGCGCAATACGCGGTGACGTACGGATAGCCGATCAGACCTGCCGTGCTGGCAACGTTGACGATACGTCCCCAGCCAGCGCTCAGCATGGCGGGCAGCGCGGCTGAAACGCAGTGATACGTGCCCGTCAGGTTGACGTCGATCATCTGCTGCCAGAGCGCGGCGTCCGTCTTGCCGAAGGGGGCGCTCACGGCCTGACCCGCGTTGTTGACGAGCACCTGCACCGGACCGAAACGCTCTGCTGCACGGGCGAAAGCGGCCTCGACGGCGGCGGCGTCCGAAATATCCGCCGCGACCCAGGCCACCTCACCGAACGCGGTCAGCGCCTGCACGCCTTGCGCAAGTTTCGCTTCACTGCGACCAAGCAGCGTCACGCGCGCGCCCTGGGCGAGCAGCGAACGGGCCACCGCTTCGCCGATGCCGCGCGCGCCGCCCGTCACGAGGGCATGCACACCAGTGAGCGACGTCGGTGTCGTACCGATGGCGTGGGCGGAGGTTGTCGTCGACGTCATGAGCTGTCCTTATTTACCGATCTGTTGAGCGTACGCGGCAGCACGCTCCAGATTGGTCTCGTACTGACGTTTGCCCGCATAGTACTGCGACGGCCACGGCAGATCCTTGTAGCCGATCTTCGCGGCTTCGTGCAGCGTCCAGAACGGATCGGCCAGATGCGGACGGGCGAGTGCGCAAAGATCGGCGCGCCCCGACGCGATGATGCTGTTCACGTGATCCGCCTCGAAGATGGCACCGACGGCAATCGTCGGCACGCCGGCTTCGTTGCGCACGCGGTCGGCAAACGGCGTCTGGAACATGCGGCCGTAGACCGGCTTCTCTTCCTTGCTGACCTGCCCCGACGAACAATCGATGAGATCCGCCCCGGCCTCCTTGAAGGCGATGGCGATGGCGACCGCATCGTCCGGCGTGATCCCGCCTTCGACCCAATCGTGCGCCGAAATACGCACCGACATCGGCTTGGCGGCGGGCCACACGTCGCGCACCGCGTGGAACACTTCCAACGGATAGCGCAGGCGGTTTTCCAGCGAACCGCCGTACTCGTCCTGACGGTGGTTCGTCAGCGGAGAAATGAAGCTCGACAGCAGATAACCGTGCGCGCAGTGCAGTTCGAGCCAGTCGAAACCGGCTTCTGCGGCGCGGCGCGCAGCTTGCACGAAGTCGTCCTTGACGCGGTCCATGTCGGCGCGGGTCATTTCGCGCGGCGTCTGCGACACGCCCTCGATATACGGCATCGGCGAGGCCGAGATCAGCGACCAATTGCCATCGTTGAGTGGCAAATC
The Pandoraea oxalativorans genome window above contains:
- a CDS encoding SDR family NAD(P)-dependent oxidoreductase, whose product is MKDRVVLVTGSAQGIGRAIAIRLAQEGARIVVEDRQDNAMAEQTLDSVRAAGSDGCVIAGDVGRVEDDRAVIEQAVAKMGRLDVLVNNAGVERRAPFLDVTQADYDLVMNVNLKGAFFLTQAFVKHLRDTQRGGRIVNVSSVHEELPFPHFTSYCASKGGMKMMMRNLAIELAPLGITVNNVAPGAVGTPINQQLLANKAQLEALVANIPLGRLANPSEVANAVLFLASPEASYVTGTTLFVDGGLLWNYAEQ
- a CDS encoding IS3 family transposase (programmed frameshift), encoding MEVLTGPERRRRWTAEQKLSMVRESFEPGKSVSMVARHYGVNPNQLFHWRKLYQDGSLSAVKAGEEVVPASELADALKQIRELQRMLGKKTMENEILREAVEYSRGKKMDSALALAAGGRPVKLVCEVLGVSRSNVSARLSRPATWRDGRQSRPTDDETVVEEIRRVVGDLPSYGYRRVWGTLRNERVAVGLAPFNAKRIYRIMRTHGLLTQRRPIAPRAHRRHDGKVAVARSNQRWCSDGFEFRCDNGEPLRVTFALDCCDREAMSWAATTAGHSGDIVRDVMLAAVENRFGNEVHTPSEIEWLSDNGSGYTADDTRRFAMNIGLKPLTTPVCSPQSNGMAESFVKTMKRDYVAFMPKPDAATAAHNLAIAFEHYNEKHPHSALKYRSPREFRRSMDSATLV
- a CDS encoding C4-dicarboxylate transporter DctA; this encodes MPKLFRSLFGRVVIALIVGVALGIWFPQLGESLRPLGDGFLKLIKMVIGPIVFCVVVSGMASAGDLRKVGRVGVKAILYFEIITTFALVIGAVLAWVTRPGAGMNIDIRSLDAGSMAAYTEHAKSLKDTAGFLLKIIPDTITDAFAKGDILQILVFSVMFGCALAALGERGRPVARFIEDLSHVFFRVMAFIIRLAPLGVLGAVAFTTGKYGASSLKQLGLLVLVFYASCFVFVTVVLGGVLRLAGFNIFKFIKYFREELSIVLGTASSDAVLPAIMRKLEWMGIKKSTVGLVVPTGYSFNLDGFSIYLTLAVIFIAQATNTPLSMHDLILVVLVSLLTSKGAHGIPGSAIVILAATLAAIPAIPVIGLVLILPVDWFVGIARAITNLLGNCVATLVVAAWEKDVDFARAHKVLDGVLPYEPIAASEDGIEGAPANAALTR
- the alc gene encoding allantoicase, giving the protein MALVPQDPNAPDFVRRYVNLADPRLGAEALVATDEFFAAKERMLNPEPAVFIPGKYDENGKWMDGWETRRKRVNGYDWCIVKLARPGVLFGVDLDTSHFTGNFPPAASLEGCYSPDGAPTESAEWFELLPSTTLQGNAHHYHAITQQRAATHVRVNLYPDGGLARLRLYGLPQSDWAGRSRDELIDLIAMENGGYVVAANNQHFGLASNLLMPGRGVNMGDGWETRRRREPGNDWAIIALAQPGEIGKIEVDTAHFKGNFPDRCSIQAAYVTGGTEQSLITQSMFWPVLLPEQKLAMDKQFYFEEQVQKLGAITHIRFNIIPDGGVSRLRLWGRLSDKKA
- a CDS encoding ureidoglycolate lyase, giving the protein MAGPALKIERLTREGFAAFGDVIELEGAKHFAINGGTTERFHDLATVDLGPEGGRTLVNVFRGQPRQLPYEVKMLERHPLGSQAFIPLKTTPYLVVVAPAGELDVSKMRAFVSDGWQGVNYARGVWHHPLLALDEVSDFVVVDRGGDGHNCDEQDLPGVYLLTQAELDAVQGAQKAA
- a CDS encoding RidA family protein encodes the protein MQVLQPPEWAKPRGYANGMAFEMTAGSRIVFVGGQIGWNGQQRFETDDFALQVRQTLENIVAILAQGNAKPEHIVRMTWYVKNKREYVANYPAIGEHYRAVIGRHFPAMTAVEVADLVEDEAKVEIEVTAVVPAA
- a CDS encoding acyl-CoA thioesterase, which encodes MTTKTDVAEHAFVKPLLVRFKHCDPAGIVFYPRYFEMINDLVEDWCAEGLGLSFGDMHLRNGMGVPTANIECRFSAPSFLGDTLQRSLEVTRLGRSSMTLRIRFAGANDETRLQATLVLVWVAKGEGGKPAPIPVPPAQRDAIVRFASPDSVIEGVS
- a CDS encoding AMP-binding protein — encoded protein: MERSGHLDTFARDNLPPVDQWPEFLLDNPDVAYPARLNCAAELLDRTIAQGRGDAPAIYSVENGQPTVTTYLSLREMVDRIAHVLRNDMALVPGNRVLLRGPNNLFMAAAWLAVIKAGLVGVPTMPLLRAKELKQIVDKAEVTAALCDGRLKEELEFNRQAGHEYYCPVLSKVVYFHDVGEDSLEARMARQPASFDACDTAVDDVCLIAFTSGTTGQPKGTMHFHRDVLAMCDLFPRHVLKPGPDDIFCGTPPLAFTFGTGGLLTFPLRVGAATVLLEKLTPDSLLQAIADYRATICFTAPTFYRQMAGLVGKYELSSLKKTVSAGEALPDATRQLWKQASGIEMIDGIGGTEMIHIFISAANGDVVPGAIGKPVPGYIAMIVDENMQPLPPGQVGKLAVKGPTGCRYLADSRQTNYVKNGWNLPGDTFMCDEAGNYYYQARSDDMIVSAGYNIAGPEVESALLQHPAVAECGVVGAEDEMRGQIVKAYVVLKSGQARDNAMVKTLQEYVKANIAPYKYPRAIEFVDALPRTETGKLQRFKLRQMTQ